In Bacillota bacterium, one genomic interval encodes:
- a CDS encoding metal ABC transporter ATP-binding protein — translation MEKAIEVKNLNFGYNGNRILENVNFSVNKGDYLGIVGPNGSGKSTLIKLMLNIISPIKGEIKLLGHNVKNFPNWSKVGYISQKANAVNINFPATVEEILKANIYRKQGITPAYRAQLKERIYHALEIVGMENHGKELIGNLSGGQQQRVFIARMLVNNPEIMFLDEPTSGIDAKSEEAVYCLLARLNSEMGITVVMVTHDIGAITVHANKIALTGNKNVTILNSGEEINENLISDLYGYRVNFQMRRRECSSCCYRISGKDEN, via the coding sequence ATGGAAAAAGCTATTGAAGTAAAAAATTTAAACTTTGGTTATAATGGAAACAGGATACTTGAGAATGTAAATTTTTCCGTAAATAAGGGTGATTATTTAGGGATAGTTGGGCCTAACGGTTCGGGGAAAAGTACCTTGATAAAGCTTATGTTAAATATTATTTCTCCAATAAAGGGAGAGATTAAACTATTAGGGCATAATGTGAAGAATTTCCCTAATTGGAGCAAAGTAGGTTATATTTCCCAAAAAGCAAACGCTGTTAACATTAATTTCCCTGCAACAGTTGAAGAGATATTGAAAGCAAATATATATAGGAAACAAGGCATAACGCCTGCATACAGGGCACAATTAAAAGAACGAATATATCATGCCCTGGAAATTGTAGGCATGGAAAACCATGGGAAAGAGCTAATAGGCAACCTTTCAGGGGGACAGCAACAGAGGGTGTTTATTGCCAGGATGCTTGTAAATAATCCGGAAATCATGTTCTTGGACGAACCCACATCAGGAATTGATGCGAAGTCAGAGGAGGCGGTATACTGCCTCCTTGCAAGATTAAATAGCGAAATGGGAATCACTGTTGTAATGGTAACCCATGATATTGGGGCAATAACTGTACATGCAAACAAAATAGCTCTTACAGGGAATAAAAATGTTACTATATTAAATTCCGGGGAAGAAATAAACGAAAATTTAATAAGTGATTTATATGGTTACAGGGTAAATTTCCAGATGCGAAGACGTGAATGCAGTAGTTGCTGTTACAGGATTTCAGGAAAGGATGAAAATTAA
- a CDS encoding zinc ABC transporter substrate-binding protein, producing MTGKNIKFLRLMVLVILLVFTAVYFTGCKAADGSKAGKTDDSGKISVCTSFYIMYDFAGKIGGDKVIVKNLLPAGADPHTWEPSPKDIVNIQNADVLIYNGAGMEGWIDKVLGSIKNKDIVTVEASKNVKLLEVRLDTASAGGKDEGHGDAHIYDPHVWLDPARAKVQMRAIADAFIEVDPVNRSYYEKNYEYYSKELDKLDDEYRKAAAGFRKKDIVVSHAAFGYLCDAYGLNQIAISGLDAESEPTSARMVDVAKFAKENRVTIIFFDKMVNPRVAESIAKSAGAEVEVLNPIASLSSEDIKAGKDYFSVMRENLEVLKKALN from the coding sequence ATGACTGGAAAAAATATAAAATTTCTCAGGTTAATGGTTTTAGTTATCCTTCTTGTGTTTACTGCTGTTTATTTCACAGGTTGCAAGGCGGCTGACGGCTCTAAAGCCGGAAAAACAGATGACAGCGGCAAAATTTCTGTATGTACCAGTTTTTATATTATGTACGACTTTGCCGGTAAAATCGGAGGAGACAAAGTAATTGTAAAAAACCTGTTGCCTGCAGGAGCAGACCCCCATACCTGGGAACCATCTCCAAAGGATATTGTAAATATACAAAATGCTGATGTATTAATATATAACGGTGCCGGAATGGAAGGATGGATAGATAAAGTATTGGGATCTATAAAGAATAAGGATATCGTTACAGTAGAAGCTTCTAAAAATGTAAAACTGCTTGAAGTAAGACTCGATACGGCAAGTGCAGGCGGAAAGGACGAAGGACATGGAGATGCACATATTTATGACCCCCATGTATGGCTTGACCCTGCAAGAGCAAAGGTTCAAATGAGGGCAATTGCAGATGCTTTTATTGAAGTTGACCCGGTAAACAGGAGTTATTATGAAAAAAACTATGAGTACTATTCAAAGGAATTAGATAAACTTGATGATGAATATAGAAAAGCTGCAGCCGGGTTCAGGAAGAAAGACATAGTGGTTTCACATGCAGCATTTGGGTATCTATGTGATGCATATGGTTTGAACCAAATTGCCATTTCGGGTTTGGACGCTGAGTCCGAGCCGACAAGTGCCCGTATGGTAGATGTAGCAAAGTTTGCAAAAGAAAACCGGGTGACAATAATATTCTTTGACAAGATGGTTAATCCAAGAGTTGCAGAATCAATTGCAAAATCTGCCGGGGCAGAGGTTGAGGTGTTAAATCCAATTGCAAGTTTAAGCTCTGAAGACATTAAGGCAGGAAAAGATTATTTTTCTGTTATGAGGGAAAACCTGGAAGTATTGAAGAAGGCATTGAATTAG